The Neurospora crassa OR74A linkage group IV, whole genome shotgun sequence genome has a segment encoding these proteins:
- a CDS encoding hydrolase, whose translation MEQQQLPEPATYLAAAPPIPRRSRERDRIRNLADQQDENKKVETEKKTSGLTWRQTLENHRRDPNRTPERKDKDPRTDHASAAAASIAASLAASANNANHNRDRDPNQPIQTASPEVISSLITSLSSISRPLSTHFESPFYLESIGPNSPIDLSFNSSPTAKSGSFGVDYGAFSKPSETQWQHQDVPVDQATASPPVVRTGRSRPTSKISVSSKGPKSPKSPAHTREPSGFRSLLSRGSSSALSRSSSKASLASGVESIGKLSIERGSEPVSPVGTDPKPLRRQKSADSWNWRTAGRSQRGLMYMSSKERLREQEIEKRTSVIGISALVASSFTGLVGTGTTSGSSTPRLDPLSVESIISEEPGSDIPSTPKLPTDWEPPSGFGSSPPGIPTRESSLRRSQKHKRSSTRTSRKSIRESDTGANDTIHELEEHPSELPEPRTEKPQRRQRKMLDPLRLSADLHMKPVLSTPTVNMFPETETDEVAPSPAIAQSRPQDRDADPKSKRRSAFLNPDSLVGNGDSNGNSDNKNKRASSKLKRLSDAIIPGNPDKSSSTEGIGPHVTYERPKSADSIDDTVEAYLCSPRLSQKIRHPQTGRVISFSEVGDPNGSAVFCCVGMGLTRYITAFYDELALTLKLRMITPDRPGVGDSEPYSDGNTTPLGWPDDVYAICQALKITKFSILAHSAGAIYALATALRMPQHIRGKIHLLAPWIPPSQINVIGGGSQNPLPPTNAIPTSQKILRALPTPILKVANSNFMAATSSSITSSLPKQKRAKRDKKKDKSSSLGIIENKDSDRPATSSGIISTEPSGADEDMDRIRPTITNSNKGIGGGSHRHRHTRSKSSNLAGVDEHNNNHSRHSTSGGLSDADVAAALALAERERQQQYDHRLTHAIWQLATTGANPAVDLLVCLERRHTIGFRYVDIARPVVIHHGSRDTRVPVENVKWLGKMMRRCEVRILEGEGHGLMASAQVMAGVLMEISKEWEDWGRVTGQNPGVLSERGGAMGTGKGDGSGANGGKHGHGHRRGTMDRLGMSMGMSFGLGGGGGPKDT comes from the exons atggagcagcagcaattgCCCGAGCCGGCTACCTACCTGGCGGCAGCACCTCCTATCCCCCGACGATCCCGCGAACGAGACCGCATCCGAAACCTCGCTGATCAGCAGGACGAGAATAAGAAAGTCGAGacggaaaagaaaacaagtgGACTTACGTGGAGGCAAACTTTGGAAAACCACCGGAGAGATCCCAACCGAACGCCCGAACGAAAAGACAAAGACCCACGCACCGACCACgcgtccgccgccgccgccagcatAGCAGCCAGCTTAGCAGCCAGCGCCAACAACGCCAACCACAACCGAGACAGGGATCCCAACCAACCAATTCAAACCGCCTCTCCTGAGGTCATCTCGTCCCTCATCAcatccctctcctccatATCACGCCCGCTGAGCACCCATTTCGAGTCGCCCTTCTATCTCGAGTCCATAGGCCCCAACAGCCCCATCGACCTGTCCTTCAACTCCTCCCCAACCGCCAAATCGGGTTCGTTCGGTGTCGACTACGGCGCATTCTCTAAGCCCTCCGAAACTCAGTGGCAGCACCAAGATGTCCCCGTAGACCAGGCCACTGCAAGCCCTCCCGTTGTCCGGACCGGTAGATCTCGTCCCACATCCAAGATATCCGTGTCCTCCAAGGGCCCAAAATCACCAAAGAGCCCCGCACACACGCGCGAACCCTCCGGCTTTAGGAGCTTGCTCTCGCGCGGTAGCAGCAGCGCACTGTCGCGATCATCGAGCAAGGCATCCCTTGCGTCCGGCGTCGAAAGCATTGGCAAGCTGAGCATCGAACGAGGAAGCGAACCAGTTTCGCCCGTGGGCACCGACCCCAAACCATTGCGCCGACAGAAATCCGCCGATAGCTGGAATTGGAGGACAGCAGGTCGCAGTCAGCGCGGGTTGATGTACATGAGCAGTAAGGAGAGATTACGCGAACAAGAAATCGAAAAGAGGACGAGCGTTATTGGTATTTCGGCACTAGTTGCAAGTTCATTCACAGGACTGGTTGGAACGGGCACAACAAGCGGCAGCTCGACCCCCCGTCTCGATCCGTTGTCGGTGGAGAGTATTATCAGCGAGGAACCAGGCAGCGATATCCCTTCTACACCCAAGTTGCCGACGGACTGGGAACCTCCAAGCGGCTTTGGGAGCTCCCCGCCAGGTATTCCCACCAGGGAGTCATCGTTGAGGAGGTCACAGAAACACAAGCGGTCGTCTACCAGGACGTCGCGCAAGTCGATACGGGAAAGCGACACTGGCGCGAACGACACCATTCACGAACTTGAAGAGCACCCCAGCGAGCTCCCCGAGCCACGCACCGAAAAACCGCAACGACGCCAAAGAAAGATGCTGGACCCTTTACGCCTCTCTGCAGACTTACACATGAAACCAGTATTATCCACACCTACAGTCAACATGTTCCCAGAAACCGAAACCGACGAAGTTGCACCCTCTCCCGCAATCGCCCAGTCACGCCCACAGGATCGCGATGCAGATCCAAAATCGAAACGAAGATCAGCCTTTTTGAACCCAGATTCTTTGGTTGGCAACGGTGATAGCAACGGGAATTCAGATAATAAGAACAAGCGGGCTAGCAGTAAGCTTAAACGACTCTCCGACGCTATTATACCTGGAAATCCTGACAAATCTTCTTCGACAGAGGGAATTGGACCGCATGTTACATACGAGAGGCCAAAAAGCGCAGACAGCATCGACGACACGGTCGAGGCTTACCTATGTAGTCCCCGACTAAGCCAGAAGATCCGGCATCCGCAGACAGGTCGCGTAATCAGCTTCAGCGAAGTGGGCGATCCCAACGGGAGTGCCGTTTTCTGCTGTGTGGGCATGGGTCTGACGAGGTATATTACCGCGTTTTACGACGAGCTGGCCTTGACGTTGAAGCTCCGGATGATTACCCCTGATAGACCTGGAGTGGGTGATAGTGAGCCGTATAGTGATGGTAACACGACGCCACTGGGCTGGCCTG ATGACGTCTATGCCATATGTCAAGCTCTCAAAATTACAAAGTTCTCCATCCTCGCCCACTCCGCTGGCGCCATCTACGCCTTAGCAACCGCGCTACGCATGCCTCAACACATTAGAGGAAAGATCCATCTACTCGCGCCTTGGATTCCCCCATCCCAAATTAACGTCATCGGAGGTGGTTCTCAGAACCCTCTACCACCGACCAACGCCATCCCTACCAGCCAAAAAATCCTAAGAGCACTACCAACACCCATCCTCAAAGTCGCTAACAGCAACTTTATGGCCGCCACCAGCTCCAGCATCACCTCCTCCCTACCCAAACAAAAACGCGCCAAGcgcgacaagaagaaggacaaatCTTCTTCGTTAGGCATAATAGAAAACAAAGACTCCGACCGGCCCGCCACCTCCTCCGGCATCATCAGTACCGAACCAAGCGGCGCAGACGAAGATATGGACCGCATCCGccccaccatcaccaacagcaacaagggcatcggcggcggcagccacCGTCACCGGCACACCCGCTCCAAATCCTCCAACCTCGCCGGCGTCGAcgaacacaacaacaaccactcCCGCCACTCCACCTCGGGCGGCCTCTCAGACGCCGACGTCGCTGCCGCTTTGGCGCTAGCCGAGCGCGAACGTCAACAACAATACGACCACCGCCTCACGCACGCCATTTGGCAATTAGCTACCACGGGCGCCAACCCGGCCGTGGACCTCTTGGTCTGCTTGGAGCGTCGGCACACCATTGGGTTTCGCTACGTGGACATTGCCCGCCCTGTCGTGATCCACCACGGTAGTCGCGATACGAGAGTACCTGTCGAAAACGTCAAGTGGCTAGGGAAAATGATGAGGCGGTGCGAGGTACGCATTCTAGAAGGCGAAGGTCACGGACTCATGGCTAGCGCGCAGGTGATGGCGGGCGTGTTGATGGAGATCAGTAAAGAGTGGGAGGACTGGGGGCGGGTGACGGGGCAGAACCCGGGGGTGTTGAGTGAGAGGGGTGGAGCGATGGGGACGGGGAAAGGGGATGGGAGTGGGGCCAATGGGGGTAAACATGGGCATGGTCATAGGAGGGGCACGATGGATCGGTTGGGGATGAGTATGGGGATGAGTTTTGgactgggaggaggaggaggtccgAAGGACACGTAG